A single genomic interval of Zingiber officinale cultivar Zhangliang chromosome 4A, Zo_v1.1, whole genome shotgun sequence harbors:
- the LOC121970275 gene encoding uncharacterized protein LOC121970275: MATLVPGVLRKLLDGMNQDKPATSCGERRSTAQLQVTDILPADLDEKDLWPKRGFYIKLSDSAHSIYATLPEGQDELVLANKLQLGQFIHVDRLDPASPVPLIVGARPLPGRHPLLGTPEPIARVMASGGDKSVASFASVHRRSSWEKNAVAGGVKPVALDFGVKTPKKGITLTPTSSVFSSPVMATRASVNGTPLSKMSAADAKETGSASVRKSCSMAKFSRWKSVGERDPKIPKTPFPAETPPSKSPMPKLRSAKSIGEDVCWSSDKQDTLITFDNAQYHSSGGERSIPLPGKLLDTLGKVALQQREAAQKTALQALRDASATETVVRVLKMFSELSKSGKPESPAACFDQFLSFHQEIVQAVADIESIQAATLITAPSEEKEDSAKIQRSSNDENSILKERDHNSINQNGRSTSKTRSASNTVCLGKHPRSDGGHKINDEDKGPSCSSLGRSMKLAKQIRKEAGRWFVEFVEEALESGLKKQTQKDGERLKSGSCPQSLILRIINWIELEQCKLVHPRVPQIARKLRIKARNP, translated from the exons ATGGCAACATTGGTGCCGGGAGTCTTGCGAAAGCTCCTTGATGGAATGAACCAGGATAAGCCGGCGACGTCATGCGGAGAGCGGAGGAGCACCGCGCAGCTGCAGGTTACCGACATCCTCCCGGCCGACCTGGACGAGAAGGACCTGTGGCCGAAGCGCGGCTTCTACATCAAGCTCTCGGACTCCGCGCACTCCATCTACGCCACGCTTCCGGAGGGCCAGGACGAGCTTGTACTCGCCAACAAGCTTCAGCTAGGCCAGTTCATCCACGTCGACCGCCTCGACCCGGCCTCCCCCGTTCCCCTCATCGTCGGCGCCCGGCCATTGCCCGGACGCCACCCCCTCCTAGGCACCCCCGAGCCAATCGCCCGTGTTATGGCAAGCGGAGGCGACAAGTCCGTCGCCTCCTTTGCTTCCGTTCACAGGAGAAGCTCGTGGGAGAAGAACGCAGTCGCCGGAGGCGTAAAGCCCGTGGCTTTGGACTTCGGTGTCAAAACCCCCAAAAAGGGCATAACACTTACTCCGACTAGTAGCGTTTTCTCGTCTCCGGTAATGGCGACCAGAGCATCTGTCAATGGAACTCCTCTGAGTAAAATGAGTGCCGCCGATGCCAAGGAAACCGGGTCAGCGTCTGTGAGGAAGAGCTGCAGCATGGCCAAGTTCTCCAGGTGGAAGAGCGTCGGCGAGAGAGATCCCAAGATTCCAAAGACTCCCTTTCCCGCT gaGACGCCTCCAAGTAAAAGCCCCATGCCAAAACTGAGGAGTGCTAAATCCATCGGAGAGGACGTATGCTGGAGTTCCGATAAACAGGACACCTTAATCACCTTCGACAACGCACAGTACCACAGCTCCGGCGGCGAACGCAGCATACCCTTGCCCGGGAAGCTGCTCGACACCCTTGGAAAG GTGGCTCTGCAACAAAGAGAAGCAGCTCAGAAGACAGCTCTTCAGGCCCTGCGAGACGCTTCTGCTACAGAAACCGTGGTCAGAGTTCTCAA GATGTTTTCTGAATTGAGCAAAAGCGGAAAGCCAGAATCACCGGCAGCTTGCTTCGACCAGTTCCTGAGCTTCCATCAGGAGATTGTGCAGGCAGTGGCAGACATAGAATCGATTCAAGCAGCTACTCTGATCACAGCACCAAGCGAAGAGAAAGAAGATTCAGCGAAGATACAACGATCTTCTAACGACGAAAACTCCATCTTAAAAGAGAGGGATCACAACTCCATCAACCAAAATGGGAGATCGACTTCCAAGACGAGATCAGCATCCAACACTGTGTGCCTTGGCAAACATCCAAGATCAGATGGCGGCCATAAAATTAATGATGAGGATAAAGGTCCGAGTTGCTCTAGCTTGGGGAGGTCGATGAAATTGGCAAAGCAGATACGAAAAGAGGCAGGAAGATGGTTCGTGGAGTTTGTGGAAGAAGCACTTGAATCTGGTCTGAAGAAGCAAACTCAAAAGGATGGTGAGAGATTGAAGTCAGGTAGCTGTCCCCAGTCACTGATACTGAGGATCATAAACTGGATAGAATTGGAGCAATGTAAGCTTGTTCATCCGAGGGTGCCGCAAATAGCGAGAAAACTAAGGATCAAGGCAAGAAACCCATAG